One stretch of Amycolatopsis tolypomycina DNA includes these proteins:
- a CDS encoding beta-glucosidase family protein — MTTQPTTAGEPWRDPAADPGERVRALMSRMTLREKLAQLYGVWVGIDSGGEMAPHQHDFVDAAVDFDDLVRHGIGQLTRAFGTRPVDPVIGAHSLARTQRQIVTSSRFGIPAVVHEECLTGLAAWQATVYPAPLSWGATFDPDLIRRMAAKIGRTMRELGVHQGLAPVLDVARDLRWGRVEETIGEDPYLVGTIGSAYVAGLESSGVIATLKHFVGYSASRAGRNLAPVSAGPREIADVLLPPFELALRAGARSVMNTYTDVDGVPGAADPTLLTDLLRGTYGFDGTVVADYFSVAFLHRLHGVAADRADAARQAITAGIDVELPTMDCYGEPLLAAVEEGAVDVAAVDRALERVLRQKCELGLLDAGWAPEFPEEIDLDDAESRALAREVAERSIVLLHNDGTLPLSPGTRVAVVGPRADTPGAMLGCYSFPLHVGVHHPDVPFGVSVPTVLEALRGSYDVEYALGCPVTGGDDEGIAQAVAACADASVCVAVLGDRAGLFGGGTSGEGCDAADLRLPGRQEELLDALLDTGKPVVLVLLSGRPYELSRQLPRLAAVVCGFYPGEEGAGALADVIAGRLNPAGRLPVSFPAAGASQPSTYLAAPLGRRSEVSTVDPSPLFPFGHGLSYAPVTWLDVSATGSLWPTDGVCRVRVTLRNDHQREASEVVQVYLHDPVAEVARPERQLIAARRVSLPAGETCVLEIALHADLTSYTGRAGHRRVDPGDVELRVGTSSEQIVTTLHCTLTGPGRVVGFDRVLTPEFSL; from the coding sequence TTGACCACGCAGCCCACCACGGCCGGAGAGCCGTGGCGCGACCCGGCGGCCGACCCGGGCGAACGCGTCCGGGCCCTGATGTCCCGGATGACCCTGCGCGAGAAGCTCGCCCAGCTCTACGGGGTCTGGGTCGGCATCGACTCCGGCGGCGAAATGGCGCCGCACCAGCACGACTTCGTCGACGCGGCGGTCGACTTCGACGACCTGGTCCGGCACGGCATCGGGCAGCTGACCCGCGCCTTCGGCACCCGGCCGGTCGACCCGGTGATCGGCGCGCACAGCCTCGCGCGCACGCAGCGGCAGATCGTCACCAGCAGCCGGTTCGGCATCCCCGCCGTGGTGCACGAAGAATGCCTGACGGGGCTGGCCGCGTGGCAGGCGACGGTGTACCCGGCGCCGCTGTCGTGGGGCGCCACCTTCGACCCGGACCTGATCCGCCGGATGGCCGCGAAGATCGGGCGGACCATGCGCGAACTCGGGGTGCACCAGGGCCTCGCGCCCGTCCTCGACGTGGCCCGCGACCTGCGCTGGGGGCGGGTCGAGGAAACCATCGGCGAAGACCCCTACCTGGTCGGGACGATCGGCAGCGCCTACGTCGCCGGCCTCGAGTCCTCGGGCGTGATCGCCACCCTGAAGCACTTCGTCGGGTACTCGGCTTCGCGCGCCGGGCGCAACCTGGCCCCGGTTTCAGCCGGGCCGCGCGAAATCGCCGACGTCCTGCTCCCGCCGTTCGAGCTGGCGCTGCGGGCCGGCGCGCGGTCGGTGATGAACACCTACACCGACGTCGACGGCGTGCCCGGCGCGGCGGACCCGACGCTGCTGACCGACCTGCTGCGCGGCACCTACGGCTTCGACGGCACGGTGGTCGCCGACTACTTCTCCGTGGCCTTCCTGCACCGCCTGCACGGGGTCGCGGCCGACCGCGCCGACGCCGCCCGGCAGGCGATCACTGCCGGCATCGACGTCGAGCTGCCGACCATGGACTGCTACGGCGAGCCGCTGCTCGCCGCGGTGGAAGAGGGCGCGGTCGATGTCGCCGCCGTCGACCGCGCCCTCGAACGCGTGCTGCGCCAGAAGTGCGAGCTGGGCCTGCTCGACGCCGGCTGGGCGCCGGAGTTCCCCGAGGAGATCGACCTCGACGACGCCGAGTCGCGGGCGCTGGCCCGTGAGGTGGCCGAGCGTTCGATCGTGCTGCTGCACAACGACGGCACGCTCCCCCTCTCCCCCGGAACCCGCGTCGCCGTCGTCGGGCCGCGCGCGGACACCCCGGGCGCGATGCTCGGCTGCTATTCGTTCCCGCTGCACGTTGGCGTCCACCACCCCGACGTCCCGTTCGGCGTCTCGGTGCCGACCGTGCTCGAAGCGCTGCGCGGCTCCTACGACGTCGAATACGCCCTGGGTTGCCCGGTCACCGGCGGGGACGACGAAGGGATCGCGCAAGCCGTGGCGGCCTGCGCGGACGCGTCGGTCTGCGTGGCCGTGCTGGGCGACCGGGCCGGGCTGTTCGGCGGCGGCACGTCCGGCGAAGGCTGCGACGCGGCCGACCTGCGGCTGCCGGGCCGCCAGGAGGAACTCCTGGACGCCCTGCTCGACACGGGCAAGCCGGTGGTCCTCGTGCTGCTCTCGGGCCGGCCGTACGAGCTGTCCCGCCAGCTGCCCCGGCTGGCTGCCGTGGTCTGCGGGTTCTACCCCGGCGAAGAAGGCGCCGGCGCGCTGGCGGACGTCATCGCGGGCCGGCTCAACCCGGCCGGGCGGCTGCCGGTGAGCTTCCCGGCGGCCGGGGCGAGCCAGCCGTCGACGTACCTGGCCGCGCCGCTCGGCCGGCGCAGCGAGGTGTCCACAGTGGATCCTTCGCCGCTGTTCCCGTTCGGGCACGGGCTGTCCTACGCGCCGGTGACCTGGCTGGACGTCAGCGCGACCGGCTCGCTCTGGCCCACCGACGGCGTCTGCCGGGTGCGGGTGACGCTGCGCAACGACCACCAGCGCGAGGCGTCCGAGGTCGTCCAGGTCTACCTGCACGACCCGGTGGCCGAGGTGGCGCGGCCGGAACGCCAGCTCATCGCGGCGCGCCGGGTTTCGCTGCCCGCGGGCGAGACCTGCGTGCTGGAGATCGCCCTGCACGCGGACCTGACCTCCTACACCGGCCGCGCCGGACACCGCCGGGTCGACCCCGGCGACGTCGAGCTGCGCGTGGGGACCTCGAGTGAGCAGATCGTCACGACCCTGCACTGCACGCTGACCGGGCCGGGCCGCGTCGTCGGTTTCGACCGGGTCCTGACCCCGGAGTTCTCCTTATGA
- a CDS encoding SGNH/GDSL hydrolase family protein, protein MRRPLVIVVLAVLTFLFVGASARPAPSHWVATWTSMPQLTEPGNMPPAPFTGADRVLDNATLRETAQVTVGGQRIRLRFSNAFGGAPLPLTAVSVARPVSGAAGVSGVVPGSVVPVTFHGKPSTTVPQGAQVVSDPLPFPVRSLENISVTAYLANGQASTSITSHPGSRTTSYLLAGNHVSDLELPGATPVDHWYFLSGIEVLSPANAVAVIGDSISDGRGSTTNGNDRWPNVLASRLHGVSVVNQAAGGNRVLQDGLGPNVLARLDRDLLATSGVSWAIVFEGVNDIGTAAPADAAGVADQLIDAYDQILVRAHAQDIRVYGATITPFGGNTGYDNPLREEARQKVNAWIRQPGHFDALLDFDKVVRDPAAPSKLLPAYDVGDHLHLNPAGYQAIGSSVPPWLFRNDG, encoded by the coding sequence ATGAGACGTCCTCTGGTGATCGTCGTCCTGGCCGTGCTGACCTTTCTCTTCGTGGGCGCGTCCGCCCGTCCCGCGCCGTCGCACTGGGTGGCGACGTGGACGTCGATGCCCCAGCTGACCGAGCCGGGCAACATGCCGCCGGCGCCCTTCACCGGCGCCGACCGGGTGCTCGACAACGCAACGCTGCGCGAGACGGCGCAGGTGACCGTCGGCGGCCAGCGGATCCGGCTGCGGTTCTCCAACGCCTTCGGCGGCGCGCCGCTGCCGCTCACCGCGGTGTCGGTGGCCCGCCCGGTCTCCGGCGCGGCCGGCGTCTCCGGCGTCGTGCCGGGCAGCGTCGTCCCGGTGACCTTCCACGGCAAGCCGTCGACGACGGTGCCCCAGGGCGCGCAGGTGGTGTCGGACCCGCTGCCGTTCCCGGTGCGGTCCCTGGAGAACATCTCGGTGACGGCGTACCTGGCGAACGGCCAGGCCTCGACGTCGATCACCTCGCACCCGGGCTCGCGCACGACGTCGTACCTGCTGGCCGGCAACCACGTGTCCGACCTCGAGCTGCCGGGCGCGACCCCGGTCGACCACTGGTACTTCCTCAGCGGCATCGAGGTGCTGTCCCCGGCGAACGCGGTGGCGGTGATCGGCGACTCCATCTCCGACGGCCGCGGTTCGACGACCAACGGCAACGACCGCTGGCCGAACGTGCTGGCGTCGCGCCTGCACGGCGTGTCCGTGGTGAACCAGGCGGCGGGCGGCAACCGGGTGCTGCAGGACGGCCTCGGCCCGAACGTGCTGGCCCGCCTCGACCGCGATCTGCTGGCCACGAGCGGGGTTTCGTGGGCGATCGTGTTCGAGGGCGTCAACGACATCGGCACGGCGGCCCCGGCCGACGCGGCGGGCGTGGCCGACCAGCTGATCGACGCGTACGACCAGATCCTGGTGCGCGCCCACGCGCAGGACATCCGCGTGTACGGTGCGACGATCACGCCGTTCGGCGGGAACACCGGATACGACAACCCGTTGCGGGAAGAGGCGCGGCAGAAGGTCAACGCGTGGATCCGCCAGCCGGGCCACTTCGACGCCCTGCTGGACTTCGACAAGGTGGTCCGCGACCCGGCGGCGCCGTCGAAGCTGCTGCCCGCCTACGACGTGGGCGACCACCTCCACCTCAACCCGGCGGGATATCAGGCGATCGGCTCGAGCGTTCCGCCGTGGCTTTTCCGGAACGACGGATAG
- a CDS encoding Asp23/Gls24 family envelope stress response protein, with amino-acid sequence MSDVMNSIFGRPKNENPDAGGYAYGSVEPEPAVAEESAPEAETTTETAEDETADAVEDTADSEAAEHSEEDVAETEEDDTDSNAAEDEDEGEAAEEAVAETEEPAEAVAEAEPAAVAEPAAEAEPVAVAEAEPAAARPAAGSRGSTTIADGVVGKIVLRIAGRTEGVHSVAEDGVKVELADDVAWVTIPVVIEFGHAVKALGEQLRVAVIDAVEQYLGLDVEVVDVHVTDIHFPEAD; translated from the coding sequence ATGTCCGACGTCATGAACAGCATCTTCGGCCGCCCCAAGAACGAAAACCCCGACGCGGGCGGGTACGCCTACGGCTCGGTCGAACCCGAGCCCGCGGTCGCCGAGGAATCCGCACCGGAGGCGGAGACCACGACGGAAACCGCCGAGGACGAGACCGCGGACGCCGTGGAAGACACGGCTGACTCGGAAGCCGCCGAACACTCCGAAGAGGATGTCGCCGAGACCGAAGAGGACGACACGGACTCGAACGCGGCCGAGGACGAGGACGAGGGAGAAGCGGCCGAGGAGGCCGTCGCCGAGACCGAAGAGCCCGCGGAAGCAGTCGCCGAAGCCGAACCGGCCGCGGTCGCCGAACCCGCCGCCGAGGCCGAGCCGGTCGCGGTCGCCGAGGCCGAGCCGGCCGCCGCCCGCCCCGCGGCGGGTTCCCGCGGCAGCACCACGATCGCCGACGGCGTGGTCGGCAAGATCGTCCTGCGGATCGCCGGCCGGACCGAGGGCGTGCACAGCGTCGCCGAGGACGGCGTCAAGGTCGAGCTCGCCGACGACGTCGCCTGGGTGACCATCCCGGTCGTGATCGAGTTCGGCCACGCGGTCAAGGCGCTGGGCGAGCAGCTGCGCGTCGCGGTGATCGACGCCGTCGAGCAGTACCTGGGTCTCGACGTCGAGGTCGTGGACGTGCACGTCACCGACATCCACTTCCCCGAAGCGGACTGA
- a CDS encoding ThiF family adenylyltransferase, whose translation MTPLNHPGAPAPETPDWHVTAFRGPGPGEDGGPLLDAVRALRARILFDHGRRPAFRRADGTHADDQDLDFGAWHFIARRSPGGPPLGYIRLSTPDTGALFQSRDFLGDEHYEELLAAEGFGAADVFEHSRLVVEHRARKLGLGLHLNALAIGAAHHLGARAMIGTSGTKDGQDRFHERFGFRPVRGTRRYVPQYTEDVVIMLHRVADGGGRHHDLITRLRDEFPVIAAAGSAPLLPVPPVRRAAPVTLTGAAAPDRETWRPVLHSASDVGALLASGNVREVHDTIDDQLTELVRSREPACRDAHEIERRKREQLAGAEPWEYGTWAWYPWSGRLVHVLPREEFRLVRTDRNRGRIERPDQRRLFGKRIGVIGLSVGNSAALTFALEGIGGAFKLADFDGFGLSNLNRLRGGLHDLGVNKAVLSARQMYEIDPYLDIEIERAGLTPETIERFFAGGLDLLVEECDTPWVKIAAREYARDLGIPVVMDCNDRGMLDVERFDREPDRPLLHGLLGDVKSIDLLELNSQARTELILAMVDAGRISPELAASFGELGRTLSSWPQLASGVALGGALCGEAARRILLGRPCESGRFYTDLEQQLHPSRNVYAGGAE comes from the coding sequence TTGACACCCCTGAACCACCCCGGCGCGCCCGCGCCGGAAACCCCGGACTGGCACGTCACCGCGTTCCGCGGTCCGGGCCCCGGCGAGGACGGCGGCCCCCTGCTCGACGCCGTCCGGGCCCTGCGCGCCCGCATCCTGTTCGACCACGGCCGCCGTCCGGCGTTCCGCCGCGCGGACGGCACCCATGCCGACGACCAGGACCTCGACTTCGGGGCCTGGCACTTCATCGCGCGGCGCAGCCCCGGCGGGCCGCCGCTGGGGTACATCCGGCTGTCCACACCGGACACGGGCGCGCTGTTCCAGTCCCGCGACTTCCTCGGCGACGAGCACTACGAGGAACTCCTGGCCGCCGAAGGCTTCGGCGCCGCGGACGTGTTCGAGCACAGCAGGCTCGTCGTCGAGCACCGGGCCCGGAAGCTCGGGCTCGGCCTGCACCTGAACGCGCTGGCGATCGGCGCGGCCCACCACCTCGGCGCGCGGGCGATGATCGGCACGTCCGGCACGAAGGACGGCCAGGACCGCTTCCACGAGCGCTTCGGCTTCCGGCCGGTGCGCGGCACCCGCCGGTACGTCCCGCAGTACACCGAAGACGTCGTCATCATGCTGCACCGCGTCGCCGACGGCGGCGGGCGGCACCACGACCTCATCACGCGGCTGCGGGACGAATTCCCCGTCATCGCGGCCGCCGGCAGCGCGCCGCTGCTGCCCGTTCCGCCGGTGCGCCGGGCCGCGCCGGTCACCCTGACCGGCGCCGCGGCCCCGGACCGGGAAACCTGGCGGCCGGTGCTGCACAGCGCGTCCGACGTCGGCGCGCTGCTCGCCTCCGGGAACGTCCGCGAGGTGCACGACACGATCGACGACCAGCTCACCGAACTGGTCCGCAGCCGCGAGCCGGCGTGCCGGGACGCGCACGAAATCGAGCGCAGGAAGCGGGAGCAGCTGGCCGGCGCCGAGCCGTGGGAGTACGGCACGTGGGCGTGGTACCCGTGGTCGGGACGGCTGGTGCACGTCCTGCCGCGCGAGGAGTTCCGGCTCGTCCGCACCGACCGCAACCGCGGCCGCATCGAGCGGCCCGACCAGCGGCGGCTGTTCGGCAAGCGGATCGGCGTGATCGGCCTTTCGGTCGGCAACAGCGCGGCGCTGACGTTCGCACTCGAAGGCATCGGCGGCGCGTTCAAGCTGGCCGACTTCGACGGTTTCGGGCTGTCCAACCTCAACCGGCTGCGCGGCGGGCTGCACGACCTCGGCGTCAACAAGGCGGTGCTGTCGGCGCGGCAGATGTACGAGATCGATCCGTACCTCGACATCGAAATCGAGCGGGCCGGGCTGACGCCGGAGACCATCGAGCGGTTCTTCGCGGGTGGTCTCGACCTGCTCGTCGAGGAGTGCGACACGCCGTGGGTGAAGATCGCGGCCCGCGAGTACGCCCGCGACCTCGGCATCCCGGTGGTGATGGACTGCAACGACCGCGGCATGCTCGACGTCGAGCGCTTCGACCGCGAACCCGACCGGCCGCTGCTGCACGGGCTGCTCGGCGACGTGAAGTCGATCGACCTCCTGGAGCTGAACTCCCAGGCCCGGACCGAGCTGATCCTCGCCATGGTGGACGCGGGCCGGATCAGCCCGGAGCTGGCGGCGTCGTTCGGCGAGCTGGGCCGCACGCTGAGCAGCTGGCCGCAGCTGGCGTCCGGCGTGGCCCTCGGCGGCGCGTTGTGCGGGGAAGCGGCCCGCCGCATCCTGCTCGGCAGGCCGTGCGAGTCCGGCCGTTTCTACACCGACCTCGAGCAGCAGCTGCACCCGTCGCGCAACGTCTACGCCGGCGGCGCGGAGTGA